ATCTGCAAGGtttttatatatgcattttttatacaactgcaaatttttttgcggtcgtatattggtatcaaatTGGCAGCGTCATCGTCGTCAGCGTCATTCGAAtacagatggtttccggataataactttactataagtaaaaagaaatgaATAAGATTTTAATACCATGTTTATAGCCACAAAAGGAAGCTTAACTTGAGTAAAAGTGtatgaatctttctgaaattataccacaagattccatactagtaagggatggttaggatggactttgggggttatggctcaaaccatttaTGAATTTTGGGGAAAAATGGGAAAAGCAAGGGTTTTTTTCAGGttaaggccaggattttttaatttgttggtttacggatccgccgacccgatttcgccgatttccagaataaaaataaaattgacttttcatgctttttattCCCGCCAACCCTTACAAATTCAttttccctgaaaaataattaaaatatgaaagaaatgcattaatcactaaaagcattgataacactttctgttgtgaaaaaataaaacttctagtttacatttctaaaaatagacaaatcaattatcactgaccttgaaatgtctttTGCGGAAATAAGTTTGAggaacgaaacctgtgtttaaaaccaattacacaataagttcgtttcccttatttgtcttcagtccgtaagatgcatcatctcatagaaatagacttgtccaaatgtggacaggtggaagttCAAGACATCAAGTtaaaagtactgaatattaacagaTCATAggaaattttcttgtttcatagataataaaaaaaaatatcgtccatttggataaaaaacgggaatgcatgacaacagattTACCCGATGTTCTCGTTTTTCCActggacgagtctattacgtttttgacacTTGTGTTGAAAcatattttcgtacgacgtttttacattttcttCCTTTAATAccagttttcgtgcttgaagatcattattcagtaagttttctggaattgattaagagctaagGGATTctctgtttttagctcacctgtcccaaagggacaagtgagcttatgccatcacttggcgtccgtcgtctgtcgtcgtaaactatttcaagaatcttctcctctgaaactactgggccaaatactttcaaactttaactgaatgttccttagggtatctaatttataaattgtatccgaagttttgatctatcaacaaacatggtcgccattgctaaaaataaaacataggggtcaaatgcagtttttggcttataactcaaaaaccaaagcatttagagcaaatctgactgggtaatattgtttatcaggtcaagatctatctgccctgaaattttcagatgaatcagacaactcgttgttgggttgctgcccctgaattggtaattttaaggaaattttgctgtttttggttattatcttgaatattattatagatagagataaactgtaaacaggaataatgttcagcaaagtaagatttacaaataagtcaacatgacggaaatggtcagttgacccctttaggagttattgccctttatagtcaatttttaaccatttttcgtaaatcttattaatcttttacacaaatcttctcctctgaaactactgggccaaatacttccaaactttaattgaatgttccttagggtatctagtttgtaaattgtatccgaagttatgatctatcaacaaacattgtcgccattgctaaaaatagaacataggggtcaaatgcagtttttggcttataactcaaaaaccaaagcatttagagcaaatctgacatggagtaatattgtttatcaggtcaagatctatctgccctgaaattttcagatgaatcagacaacctgttattgggttgctgcccctgaactggtaattttaaggaaattttgctgtttttggttattatcttgaatattattatagatagagataaactgcaaacaggaataatgttcagcaaagtaagatttacaaataagtcaacatgacggaaatggtcagttgacccctttaggagttattgccctttatagtcgatttttaaccatttttcgtaaatcttagtaatcttttacaaaaatcttctcctctgaaactactgggccaaatacttccaaactttaactgaatgttccttatggtatttagtttgtaaattgtatccgaagttgtgatctatcaacaaacatggtcgccattgctaaaaatagaacataggggtcaaatgcagtttttggcttataactcaaaaaccaaagcatttagagcaaatctcacATTGGATAAtactgtttatcaggtcaagatctatctgccttgaaattttcagatgaatcagacaacctgttgttgggttactgcccctgaattggtaattttaaagaaattttgctgtttttggttattatcttgaatattattatagatagagataaactgtaaacagcaataatgttcagcaaagtaagatttacaaataagtcaacatggcggaaatggtcagttgacccctttaggagttattgccctttatagtcaatttttaatcatttttcgtaaatcttagtaatcttttacaaaaatcttctcctctgaaactactgggccaaatacttccaaactttaactgaatgttccttagggtatctagtttgtaaattgtatccgaagttatgatctatcaacaaacatggtcgccattgctaaaaatagaacataggggtcaaatgcagtttttggcttataactcaaaaaccaaagcatttatagcaaatctgacgtgggtaatattgtttatcaggtcaagatctatctgccctgaaattttcagatgaatcagacaacctgttgttgggttgctgcccctgaattgataattttaaggaaattttgctgtttttgtttattatcttgaatataattatagatagaaataaactgtaaacagcaataatgttcagcaaagtaagatcttcaattaagtcaatttgaccaaaatggtcaattgaccccttaaggagttattgccctttaaagacttttttcacaatttgttcatcatgttgacttactttaaaaaatcttctcctttgaaactgctgtagcaatttcagccaaacttaggctaaatgagtttcagagtatctagtataaattatagacctaatacggtatatatggggtcagtaaattccatatggggtgagagttccttgtatgtcaagaaacatagctcctatggctaaaatagaacataggagaaaatgattattttttttggcttttgaagaaaataggacgatccaaaaaacatttaaataaattgaaaagccaaaataatcattgatgagagatttaaccaaaagaattaaggtgagcgattcaggctcttgagagcctcttgttttgttagtgaagtgacgatttaatttcgtctttgtccgtgcaccccCCCCTTTTAACGGAAAATTATAagacaatgtcatgcgatgtttatgacAGCTGAGCATTAAATATTTTatcgaactaaaatttaagaaatgatgacaaaatagcataacaaacattattagaaaggtgaaatatatttattttgcacatttttctgtcttgaaagatttttttttccgaCCGATaaacccgactttttcatggagaaaatccgtaaaccaacaaattaaaaaaccgtggcctaaaGGACAGTAAAGACAATttgaaagcagtgtaagggaggtaattcacaAGTAATGTTTGAACAAATTGACActgcttttaaatatttgtattttgtaatttgccAATATATGCAAGTTTAGTACTTAATCAACTCCATtgaaaatttgccaataacttcagtataatTGGAAGTTTGCCAATAATTTTAGCataattggaaatttgccaataactttggtataagtaaatataaatctttgaaatttaaacacaaagtttgaaaccacaaaaaggaaggtttggattgaatTTGGGGGTTATGGGTCCTttggtttaggaataaggggtataaaaggggcccaaataaacatttttttctagtgtccagacaataacttgtggaacaGTGTATAAAATTGCCTGAAATTGTATCACAATTTTCCACACCACAAAAGAATGGTTAGGATTGGAGTTGTGGAGTTGTGGAGTTATAGTATATGTCATGACTCAAtctgtttaggaattagaggcaaaaaaggggaaaaacaaggGTTTCATGGTTAATACAGTACAATTTCTTCAGCTTTGTTTCATTATGTTGGTACTCTTTGCTATTTGTTTACTAGTTCTAgtataaaatttttaaactgtttctaGAAACATCAAATACTGtgttttaaatacatattataattaagaaattattattgTCTTGAGATCATTAGCtgtaaaactatttttagaagttacaattaattaatattaattttaaccatgactgtatgagtacaatttttctcatttcaaatttcagaaattaaaaagaatatttcttCAAATATCTTCAATTAattttcaacagcatagtgtatttctcaaaagcaaaataaaaattgttaaatttatttgaccacattcattctgtgtcagaaacctatgctgtatcaactatttaatcacaatccaaattcagagctatatcaagcttgattgtagtgtccatacttgtcccgactgttcagggttcgatctCTGCAGTCATATAAAGCTGGTTTTTatctatattcataaaaaaatcaaccTTAACTTATAATGAATATCTTTGGTTGTGTGCTTAAAAATTGTATATGtagtaaattttaatttttcaggtCATCTTGACAGTAATAAAAGCATCCAGAGAGTTTTGCTAGCAACTACATGTATTGCTTTGATTTATTCAGTTACACAGGTATAAAATATACATTATGCAGTTAACTAATGTCAAGTCTTAATTGGtgtttaaaaaaagcaaaaaaaatatgatttcaaatgtttattatttttttttacaaaatgttgtaTGGTGTAAATACAAATTGAAACCATTTTAAATTTTCGTCTTTGTCATAATTGACTGAAATTCCTTAAAACTGATAAGTTTATGTTTCAATttgataaattaaacaaaacttgaataaaagttaaaatatatgtTAGACATTTTTGACGAAAAAGAAAATGATGGATAAGGCAGTGTGACTCCAGTCTACTGCATtcttatttcagtttttgtttgaaACAGTTGGAAAAACAAGAAAGCTCATGATTTCAGTTGTTAGTGCAATAAAGAAAAAGTCACAATATGAGATTATAGTATAAGAATAAGGAGAAAGTGGAAAATTTTCAATGGGACAATCATCCACCCGAGTCCAAAATGACATGGATTACAGCAATTATTGATCTCCAAACTTTTTTTTGGACAATTACAATAACCCCTACTGTAAAGTCAGATTAAAAAGACCTCAACAGGGCAAAATACAAAACAAGAGTGAAATCCAACAACTTGATGtatggataacaaaaatgaaacaaatatgacagacagcagtCATCACAAACAACTAAATTACAAGCTTCTGACATTGGAAAAAAAGATTATAAAAGTCAAACATTTTTGTGAAAACTTAACCACTCCTCACTAACATGGGAGTGCTAGTTTCGTCTTGAACCATTGATTAATTAAATCAAATTCCTTAATCATATGTAACTAGTTCATCCTATGatcaatcattggaactactgtATGTAAAAAAACTATCTTATGTTTTGTTGTACATTATTCAGGGTACACTAGAATTCACAAGTCCGGATCCTAAATTCCATGTCCAGAAACCAGGTCAAGGCATAAATGTCACAGCAATAGATTATGATATATTTGGACATGGAGGCATGATCTTTTGGCTGACTAGTTCATTATTCTTTTTTGTGGTAAGAGAAGATAGTTTGTTTAATGAATAAAAGATATAGGTAAACATTGCAAATAAATGCATTTACAttatgttaaggtggtacctaacactacagggagataactctgtaaagttagCTAAACgctttaattacgttgtgttgtaaaagaaatattaagcttctcaatgatcaaaattggtgtttgtcaaattgctatataaccagtgtattttttctgacaaaactgttggttcaaaattttttaaatttttatatttttattaaagtctcaaagtaaatactttgacaaaattttatgaaaattaaacgagccaaattaattttagtgaaagtgttgggtaccaccttaagtaaacTACTAAATCTGGGTCCAAACCCTAATTTGACATGCATTTTAAAAAGTGTACATCATATTTAACATGTGTGCTAAGTTTCAAGATGATGTGACCAGAGCTTCATTGTAAACTTCATTCACCCATAATATTATCATGTTACTGACTTGAAAAATCATTATGCCCTCctcctataaaaaaaaccaatatattgAACTGAATTTATAAGCAATAACAGTAAAATAAAGCAGTAAAAGAACAATTTATCTGTGTTAATAGGTAAAGCTTTTTAGTTCTACCACTTTAAAATAGTCTGCTTTACTTCTGAtactttttctaaaataaaaacttaccagcaTGATATAACCAATAGTGTAGAAAGTGGTATTAAACAATGAAAATCAATcatgtaatttgaaaaaaggtatatataattgaaaaaaaaggatataGGGTATCCAAACaagacacaaaatcagtacatgcacagcaatAAACCatacaaaaagcaaaggaacagctcTTTTACCAGTACCAGGTTTGGTGTATTCAAAGTTTCCATAACCATTATGGTCTGATTTGTAAATAACAGTATATTGCTTTAGCTAAtaatagatatttgtttttctaaaaaaCGAGGTTTTCATGCAGTATAATAGAACTTTTTTTGCActtcttattatttcaaaatctttataACTATCTTTACTATACAAAAGAAAATCTGTTTCCATAATTGTTAaccttttatttcttttaaaggtgtatacatgtatatttattttaccgtGGACTTCGTTGAAAGAGAAGCTGGCTCTTCCACGTAAGTTTTATGTATTCATTATGCATTTTTATGCCTgttttattggcattatgttttctggtctgtgcgtctggccattcgtccgttcgttcgtctgtctgccgtgcgtcccacttcaggttaaagttttggttaaagtttttggtctaggtagtttttgatgaagttgacgtccaatcaacttgaaacttagtacacatgttccctatgatatgatctttctaattttaatgccaaattagagaatttaccccattttcatggtccattggacatagaaaatgatagtgcggatggggcatccgtgtactggggacacattcttgtttttattaatttatttgaaaataaatgaatcaaaagTATTCAAATGAGTTCCTTTGCACAGTTTATGAAGAATAATTGTAGGGAaagttttaattcaaatattcatttattgCATCGTGGAAATGTAACACATCAAATATGATTCAgtgttcattataaaaaaaataattctgcaTGTTAATTATTTATAGATAAGAAATTTAAAGTTGGATTTTAAATTCAGATAtttgtatacaaaataataaGTACAATGTACTGTAAATtgatttaaggaatgactgtaatatttttttatgtctatgaagaaataacataaaaaatttggtgcacactgaataacgcgtgtagcgggttatttaacagtgtacaccacattttttatgttatttcgaatagacagataaaaaatattacagtcatttcttataatttaattctaaattccattttaaaccgtagaaaaccatgaaaaaccgttgatgacgtcacggtcacatgactaaattatgtctatgggctcataactaaataacgtcagccaatcagaacatgtgttacatccaaaattaaattattcattgATGACAAATTCTATTTCAGCCAAGAAATCCTTTTAttggtattgtttttttcttgccaTGTTAAACCTGACACAGGCTGTTGGAAGTGGCTTGTTGTATAAAAATATAGTCAATGGCATGTGGTAAGTTTAATATTTTCTCAtgtattacagtgacttgactgttagtgttgctatccaccaattgcaattcattcaaaattttgaccaaattgcaatttgttttattaaaccaaattgttcaactggtcagaaatttgaaccaactgctgtagaaaaccacagtcaagtcgtgaaagtgcaaggtgataaaataaaacatacttacaatcctataagactttaactccactttattgatggtattacctaatcagtctatcaatctgtatagttacaTTATAGCCATTAcaatactaaaggtgaactgttttatttttaattgctataaaaatgtccaaactaagcttttatatagtttttctttcgaaaagtattctatattcataagaatcacacattatgtgaataaaaacatttcatattcagtaaaatatttgtgaaattgcaatatgtttgtaggaaggggagataatcttttttggtttcaaaaaatctttattcaaaagaatagtattttaggttatctccccaaggaaacttatcaatagcatattgttatttcacacgtattttactgaatatatgatgtattattttaaatgatatatgattcttataaatataaaatccttttcgaaagaaaaactatataaaagcttagtttggacatttttatagcaattcaaaataaaacagttcacctttagtatggtaatggctataatataactatacagattgatagacaaaTTTAGTAATAACATCATTTAAGTGGAGTacaagtcttataggattgtaagtatattttattttatcaccttgcactttcacattttgactgaacaatttgttcaatattctgaccagttgaacaatttgattttataaaacaaatagcaatttggtcaaaattttgaatgagttgcaattggtggagagcaacactaacagtcaagtcactgtaaaagtaaaataacaaaataccaaactctgagtaaaattcaaatgaaaagactataaacaaatggcaaagtcaaaactcaaaacacatcaaacgaatggaaaacatgTATCACTATGAATATTTGTGTCTTTATATGTTGTTGTAAATCATAAATAAGAAATTCAAGTTGTTAACTTTAACTTAGGTATAGTGTATTATAGTAAATGATAAATTATGACTGtgaaaattgaaacaaatcaCATCATACTACTGACTGCAGTGACTGGTATAAACAAAACagtaaaaatcaatttatttaaaaagaaaaattattggGGGGATGGAGGGAATGTTTTATCATGGTTTGCTTGATATTGGTCCTGCCATCTCAGGAACCAGATAACCAAATTATAAATATGACAGCAATTGAAATATCCTTTTACTACAAAAttggaaatatatatacatgtatggaaaTTCATATTATTCAATCCCAATAGTAGTCCATTATacaattaatttaaaatgtagagagtcttataaaaacaacactttagggactgctgcagaaatttTATTGATTGACATGTTTCAGTGCCTAGGACACCGTCATCAGTATGAAAACAATACATAATATCATGCTGAAGTATAAAATCATCGGGTTGTAAAAATTTAAACGTCAGAATGTTACTATGGTAAGTAATGTTATAAATAGCAGCTGAAACTGAAAGTGAAAGCTCATTGTGCTAATCAATAAAATTTCTGCCACAGTCcttaaagtgttgttgttataagactctctacattttatgtttttatcataacgACCCTGCATACCCTAGGTATCCACTTTAGGAACTCTACGGTACCACAGATtcaccaggcgttggttcactttcgtttgtaatttaaataatttaaaagatttgtgCATGTTTTACATATTTCAAGTTTTGCACTTTGATCAGTATAGGCTCTTCCTCTTTTAAATACTATTTGTTGAAGTTAAACGCAGCATTATGTATTGCATTGatataaatttgaaacaaaaaatatacatataatataaatatataagtacaTCTTAACAAGTGACAACTCCAAGACAGATACATTCATTAGATCACCAGTGAAGGTGAAACACAGCTGAAAAATAGATATTATATTCTTAATGATTCTTAAAATCCgcaaaacaatgttaaatctgcaaatttggccGGGATTCAAATTCATGCTCTTAGGATATAGAGAAAACACCACCTGCACTGTGTCCAGAGCTCTAGACCACTCAGCCAAGTAGACTGATCTTGTAATTATATacacattaatttcaatataaaactgTGCAAGTCcaattatataaagaaaaattttaagaaagaagaaaatacatatacatgtatatcattgtattaaaaattattcacattactgtaaaccaacttattttcgcgagcgatttattttcgcgactttcgcgagtagaaaaataacgcgaatataaatcgtcgcggaTATGTAAAGCTTGGATCTTTCATTATTAAACTACATTAGGTAAATTacaaaatcgcgaaattaaattgcCGCGAAGTGGgctagaaagggtaaaacgcgaaataaagtatccgcgaaaataagttggtttacagtatctaCATTGTTCacacatatataaatatgtcTTATCAATTTTTCAGTGTGGTTGATTTGACTGCCTATATTTATTTTACCTGTTTTGCACCTCTAGTCTACATGGTGTTCCTGCATAATTTTTTAAGGTATGTTGTATGTTGAACCGCTTAAGCTCATCAGTCTAATGTGGCTTATTTTCCACAGAATTAATTGCAATTACCAGTTATCTTATAAGATTATAAGAAATATTATGAAGTTCACTAAGATTAGGATTCCGAAGAAACAAGGGTTTGCATACTAgattacattttaaatattattggTGTTGTAAGGAAAATTATCATTGGCATGCTTTCAAGTTTTGAAAAGTTAGTGGTTGTCATGGTcagctaaacatgctaaatatgaTTTAATTTTCTTGTGAACATTATGAAAAGTGATAATAGTTCATAAACATAACCAAATATTATACATGAAAGAATGAAACTGGGCTGACTTTGAACACAAATGTATTTATGTCTATCTTTTTATTGATGAAAATGCAAAATGAATAATTAATGTGAGTTTATACCTATGGGATGTTTTAAGTATGGTATGGGATGTTTTAATTATGGTAGATATATACATAATTGATTAACATTTACACCTTTCAGAACATCTCAGACAAGAATATTGTTTTCCTATAAAAATCAACAAGATGAAGTAGCAGAAGACGATAATGTTAGTATGCCGTATGCTGCCAACAGGAAAGCAGAAGACACAGATAGTTTTGTGGGAAGTTATGACAGTACACATTTTGATCGCCATAATATTCTAAGTACAAGTGTTCAGAACCAACTGATTGACAATTCAATGAATGCAATAGCAGAGGACTTTGGACCACCCAGTTTTCCATCAAATTCATTGTACCAAGCAAATGCATAGTATTATATTGTCATGAATTCCCACTAACGCAAATCCAAGTGAATCCAGTCATTTTGAATTATGTTGGCTTTCGTAGTTTTCACAAATGGCAACTAGATATATACTTATATTAATAGTTTTGGGCTTTTTTTCCAAATAATACTCCTGAGGttcttcaaatcaaaatagttgcAATATTATTGGCTTTTTAAATTTCAGTATAATATGATTCATCTGTAAACAAATGTTATCTTGATAAAAACTGACAGACAATTTTGAAGCTTTAATACTGATTTTGTTTGTAAATGTTGTGATGCTGaatttgtaataaatatatatttaaaagtataCTTGTTGAGAGCTTCTTATAGTCAAAATCAAGTTCTATTCTAATCACTTGGTGAccttaaaacaaatgaaatgcatATCAGCAGAGTGTTACCAGCTTCAAAAGTAACTTTGGCCACAGTTATTTCATAAAACATTTATTGTAGTAGGcaataaatagaaatataataaatttgactttttatcaAATTAGTGGTCATCCTCTTGGTGGTTGCACTGTTTAGGTTTTAATTGTGTTTTAG
This sequence is a window from Mytilus edulis chromosome 1, xbMytEdul2.2, whole genome shotgun sequence. Protein-coding genes within it:
- the LOC139512178 gene encoding transmembrane protein adipocyte-associated 1 homolog yields the protein MSDPGTVHFSQSSPEHNQLNKFNSNVLKLLSSNGTTITPYGPNIPDVEISEPICQAILYDDISYSSIRIWDLIILGPNALFLMFLIWKMKTAITKLRSTDSPIFTAFYVMVLTVAIISVLRCIVAMTVNAANPAGDNADKAIWLILRFFLLAMEMSIVIFGIAFGHLDSNKSIQRVLLATTCIALIYSVTQGTLEFTSPDPKFHVQKPGQGINVTAIDYDIFGHGGMIFWLTSSLFFFVVYTCIFILPWTSLKEKLALPPKKSFYWYCFFLAMLNLTQAVGSGLLYKNIVNGMCVVDLTAYIYFTCFAPLVYMVFLHNFLRTSQTRILFSYKNQQDEVAEDDNVSMPYAANRKAEDTDSFVGSYDSTHFDRHNILSTSVQNQLIDNSMNAIAEDFGPPSFPSNSLYQANA